The following coding sequences lie in one Candidatus Omnitrophota bacterium genomic window:
- a CDS encoding peptidoglycan-binding domain-containing protein produces the protein MAKKVLFLGLAAIFVFSLSGCATMRKNNDLEIQALKDKVSVLETQLREKDDEISGLKGSIVKSNEEVNMSVPKTDGVNEQPDGKQIQTALNNAGYYAGTVDGKLGKKTRKAVREFQKANNLPIDGKVGKKTWLVLKDYLEKKIK, from the coding sequence ATGGCAAAAAAAGTACTGTTTTTGGGGTTAGCGGCGATATTTGTTTTTTCTTTAAGTGGGTGCGCTACAATGCGTAAAAATAATGATTTAGAGATTCAGGCGTTAAAGGATAAGGTTTCCGTGCTTGAGACACAGTTACGCGAAAAAGATGATGAGATTAGCGGCTTAAAAGGTTCTATAGTAAAAAGTAATGAAGAAGTTAATATGAGTGTTCCTAAAACCGATGGAGTCAATGAACAACCAGATGGAAAACAAATTCAGACAGCTTTAAATAATGCTGGTTATTATGCAGGCACCGTTGATGGTAAGTTGGGTAAAAAAACACGAAAAGCAGTAAGAGAATTTCAAAAAGCCAATAATTTGCCTATTGATGGTAAGGTGGGCAAAAAAACTTGGCTAGTTTTAAAGGATTATTTGGAGAAAAAAATTAAATAA